From the Helicobacter pylori genome, one window contains:
- a CDS encoding NYN domain-containing protein yields the protein MRSFLEPEEELKRIYFYVSEPFTEAEPRIRGNKNEELEKYKEKNPKEYEERVNKSGIMQSFNHAIAQQNQVKLRVGRVKFKFVYKFEDKEVYNGLEAEILIPHLELRQKQIDVLLAHDITKLYCTKQGGCILLFSKDTDFVPVLEAAWEKGFEVFIANIQESPNSVPSDLKKSCNVRERSVAEIVDNLPKNQHAPKKKNFSSNEPFNSSLKNQLFKKN from the coding sequence ATCCGTTCGTTCCTAGAGCCTGAAGAGGAATTGAAGCGGATCTATTTTTATGTATCTGAGCCTTTCACAGAAGCCGAGCCTAGAATTAGGGGCAATAAAAACGAAGAACTTGAGAAGTATAAAGAGAAGAATCCTAAAGAATATGAGGAAAGAGTGAATAAATCAGGGATTATGCAATCTTTCAACCATGCGATCGCCCAACAAAATCAAGTGAAATTACGAGTCGGACGGGTAAAGTTCAAATTCGTATATAAGTTCGAAGACAAAGAAGTTTATAATGGCCTAGAAGCCGAAATTCTCATACCGCACTTAGAATTGCGTCAAAAACAAATTGATGTGCTGTTGGCGCACGATATTACCAAGCTGTATTGCACCAAACAAGGAGGGTGTATTTTGCTGTTCAGCAAGGATACCGATTTTGTGCCTGTGTTAGAAGCCGCTTGGGAGAAAGGCTTTGAAGTCTTCATTGCTAACATTCAAGAAAGCCCCAATTCTGTCCCTTCAGACTTGAAGAAGTCTTGCAATGTGAGAGAACGCAGTGTCGCTGAAATTGTAGATAACTTGCCAAAAAATCAGCACGCTCCCAAGAAAAAGAACTTTTCCTCCAACGAGCCTTTTAACAGCTCACTTAAAAACCAACTCTTTAAGAAGAACTAA
- the purU gene encoding formyltetrahydrofolate deformylase produces the protein MLEFILKIQARDAKGLVSAISTTIANKGYNIVKNDEFVDPLKQRFFMRLKIQKEMKPLNTEIKEQEERSLKTALFKALENFNELLIEVILTHKKNIILLATKESHCLGDLLLRVYGGELNAQILGVISNHEVLRPLVEKFDIPYFYAPCVDQILHEKEILATIKDLELQHKVSADLLVLAKYMRILSHDFTKRYENQILNIHHSFLPAFIGANPYQQAFERGVKVIGATAHFVNESLDAGPIILQDTLPINHNYSVEKMRLAGKDIEKLVLARALKLVLEDRVFVHENKTVVF, from the coding sequence ATGTTAGAATTTATTTTAAAAATTCAAGCTAGAGACGCTAAAGGCCTGGTGAGTGCCATTAGCACCACGATCGCTAACAAGGGCTATAACATCGTTAAAAACGATGAATTTGTTGATCCCTTAAAGCAGCGCTTTTTCATGCGGCTAAAAATCCAAAAAGAAATGAAGCCCTTGAATACTGAAATTAAAGAGCAAGAAGAACGATCCTTAAAAACCGCTCTTTTTAAAGCCTTAGAAAACTTTAACGAGCTATTGATTGAAGTCATTTTAACGCATAAAAAAAACATCATTTTACTCGCCACTAAAGAGAGCCATTGCTTGGGGGATTTGCTTTTAAGGGTGTATGGGGGGGAATTGAACGCTCAAATTTTAGGCGTTATTTCTAATCACGAGGTTTTACGCCCTTTAGTGGAAAAATTTGACATCCCTTATTTTTACGCGCCTTGTGTTGATCAAATTTTGCATGAAAAAGAGATTTTAGCAACCATTAAAGACTTGGAATTACAGCACAAAGTCAGTGCGGATCTGCTCGTTTTAGCCAAATACATGCGCATTTTAAGCCATGATTTTACGAAGCGCTATGAAAATCAGATTCTCAATATCCATCATAGTTTCTTGCCCGCATTCATTGGGGCTAACCCTTACCAGCAAGCGTTTGAAAGGGGCGTGAAAGTCATCGGAGCCACGGCGCATTTTGTGAATGAAAGCCTTGATGCCGGGCCAATTATCTTACAAGACACTCTGCCCATTAACCACAATTACAGCGTGGAAAAAATGCGCCTAGCGGGTAAGGATATAGAAAAACTGGTTTTGGCTAGGGCTTTAAAACTCGTTTTAGAAGACAGGGTGTTTGTGCATGAAAATAAAACGGTGGTGTTTTGA
- the sppA gene encoding signal peptide peptidase SppA: MWSFIQKIFKALVIAPLDFITKYFKSFVLLLIVLVFFSAKESAPSEPPNLAKLYLNGAIFSAEDFDKEVDKILKTPSIKGVLLLIDSPGGAVSASVELSEKIADLKQKMPVLAYARGVMASGSYYAGMQASEVYASKASLIGSIGVIFSSANVENLLNKVGVATQGVHAGEYKEIGTFTRAWKPNEKQFLQNLVNEQYQMFVNDVAKARKLNAKDYKDFAEGKVFSAQKALKLKLIDKISTIKQAQDRLMELSKVKKAYWLEKSPMERFIEKATQSVTSIITQAFGYQLLMR, translated from the coding sequence ATGTGGAGTTTCATTCAAAAAATCTTTAAGGCTTTAGTGATCGCGCCTTTAGATTTTATCACGAAGTATTTCAAGTCGTTTGTGCTGTTGTTGATTGTGTTAGTCTTTTTTAGCGCTAAAGAAAGCGCGCCAAGCGAACCGCCCAATCTCGCTAAACTCTATTTAAATGGGGCGATTTTTAGCGCCGAGGATTTTGACAAAGAAGTGGATAAAATCCTAAAAACCCCTAGCATTAAGGGCGTTTTGCTTTTGATTGATTCTCCTGGTGGGGCTGTGTCAGCGAGCGTGGAATTGAGCGAAAAAATCGCTGATTTGAAGCAAAAAATGCCCGTTTTAGCGTATGCTAGGGGGGTTATGGCGAGCGGGAGCTATTATGCGGGCATGCAAGCGAGCGAAGTTTATGCCTCTAAAGCGAGTTTGATCGGATCGATTGGGGTGATTTTTTCTAGCGCGAATGTGGAAAATTTGCTCAATAAAGTCGGCGTAGCCACTCAAGGCGTGCATGCGGGCGAATACAAAGAAATAGGCACTTTCACCAGAGCATGGAAGCCTAACGAAAAACAATTTTTGCAAAATTTAGTCAATGAGCAATACCAAATGTTTGTAAATGATGTCGCTAAAGCCAGAAAATTAAACGCTAAGGATTATAAGGATTTTGCTGAAGGGAAGGTTTTTAGCGCTCAAAAGGCTCTAAAATTAAAACTCATTGATAAAATCAGCACGATTAAGCAAGCCCAAGATCGCTTAATGGAATTGAGTAAGGTTAAAAAAGCCTATTGGCTAGAAAAAAGCCCTATGGAGCGCTTCATTGAAAAAGCCACGCAATCGGTTACAAGCATCATCACGCAAGCATTTGGTTATCAATTATTGATGAGATGA
- the rplS gene encoding 50S ribosomal protein L19: MKNRYIQQFEDAQLKDKSMPTFKAGDTLRLGITIKEGEKTRTQYFEGVCIAIRGNGVDKTFCVRKIGANNIGVEKIFPFYSESLASVEVLRLGRVRRAKLYYLRDRRGKAARIKEVRH; encoded by the coding sequence ATGAAAAACCGCTACATTCAGCAGTTTGAAGACGCTCAATTAAAAGACAAGAGCATGCCAACATTTAAAGCTGGCGATACTTTGAGATTGGGTATTACCATTAAAGAAGGCGAAAAAACACGAACCCAGTATTTTGAAGGCGTGTGCATTGCGATTAGAGGCAATGGCGTGGATAAGACTTTTTGCGTGCGTAAAATAGGGGCTAACAATATCGGCGTGGAGAAAATTTTCCCTTTTTATAGCGAAAGTTTGGCGAGCGTTGAGGTGTTGCGCTTGGGTAGGGTACGCCGTGCGAAGCTCTACTATTTGCGCGATAGGAGAGGTAAGGCAGCAAGGATTAAAGAAGTCCGCCATTAA
- a CDS encoding toll/interleukin-1 receptor domain-containing protein, which produces MEAFVVDLDSSENQIMLKPSTPPFSNQAHQVSEVAKKIHELIKNAPYSNDDIVLNRNEIKEAFFNPFKPQLKNAQVFLSHSHADRNKALEVKDYLESKTKRKVFIDSLFWDYKDDVLNKLAKYDDISKIEDAFTLILRESLQDMIEKCPYFVFLQSKNSVSNQGLSRITYSAWIYEELKIAHSISAISESRLIPMMESMQVFHDISPFLKSFETITLKKLSQQINS; this is translated from the coding sequence ATGGAAGCCTTTGTGGTTGATTTAGATAGTAGTGAAAATCAAATTATGTTAAAACCCAGCACACCCCCTTTTAGCAACCAAGCCCATCAAGTTAGTGAAGTGGCTAAAAAGATTCACGAACTCATTAAAAACGCCCCATATTCTAACGATGACATCGTTTTAAATCGCAATGAAATTAAGGAAGCCTTTTTTAATCCCTTCAAACCGCAGTTAAAAAACGCTCAAGTGTTCCTCTCGCATTCGCATGCAGACAGAAATAAGGCTTTAGAGGTTAAAGACTATTTGGAAAGCAAGACAAAACGCAAAGTGTTTATCGATTCGCTTTTTTGGGATTATAAAGACGATGTCTTAAACAAATTAGCAAAATACGATGATATAAGCAAGATTGAAGACGCTTTCACGCTCATTCTCAGAGAATCTTTACAAGATATGATTGAAAAATGCCCTTATTTTGTGTTTTTACAAAGCAAGAACAGCGTTTCCAATCAAGGGCTATCACGCATCACTTATTCCGCATGGATTTATGAAGAGTTGAAAATCGCTCATTCTATTAGCGCTATTAGCGAGAGTCGCCTAATTCCAATGATGGAAAGCATGCAAGTCTTTCACGACATATCGCCATTTTTAAAAAGTTTTGAGACCATAACCCTTAAAAAACTATCACAACAAATCAATTCGTAG